AAATAGTTCTGCTCAGCATTGCTCCTAAGAGCATAACCACGGCAATAGCTATCGGAGTCAGCGAGAAGATAGGGGGTATACCAGCTTTGACTGCTGTTCTCGTTATTTTGACGGGAATAATGGGGAATGCAGTTGGCGTTGAGGTGTTGAATATCATTAGAGTCAAGGATAGGGTGGCGAGAGGACTTGCCATGGGGGTTTCTTCTCATGGATTGGGGACAGCAAGGATAATACTTGACGATGAGCTTGCTGGAGCGGTCAGCGGGCTGGCAATGGCACTAAACGGAGTTTTCACTTCCCTTGTTCTTCCTTATCTTATCAATGTCCTCAAGTAGGCATTCACTAACTCGAAGTTTGTCTTGGGCATCTAAGAAGAGGGTGAAGTCTCTTTTCGCAATCCTATCTTCTATGGGAGCATGCTCAACAAGAAAAGCTATTATCTCGGCTGTACTGTAGGGAACCTTAATTTTAAGCTCATCAGCCTTTTTAAACAGCTTGGCTGGAATCGTGAATATATCTTCTCCTTTTTTTACTTCAACGCTGATCTTTGAATTTATCTGCTCCCAGATGAGGAGTGTATTTCTCGCTTTCTCGATTTTTTCTAATGCCCTGTGCTCAAGAATGCTTACATTTGCCCTGCTTGTGCCCAAAAGCTCAGCTATTTCGCTCTGCTTAAGTCCTTTAGCTCTCAGCTGAAGTATCCTAATCTGCTGTTCGGTGAGGAAGCTCTTCATTTTTAAACACCTTAATTTAACATCACATTCAAGATTAAAAATTTTTCTTTCACTCGATAATTATTGTGGTGCTACGTCTCTTTTTTAAATATGGGGAATTCCCTGAGGAGAAGTGCCAGCTCCTTTT
Above is a genomic segment from Thermococcus sp. SY098 containing:
- a CDS encoding Tfx family DNA-binding protein, which codes for MKSFLTEQQIRILQLRAKGLKQSEIAELLGTSRANVSILEHRALEKIEKARNTLLIWEQINSKISVEVKKGEDIFTIPAKLFKKADELKIKVPYSTAEIIAFLVEHAPIEDRIAKRDFTLFLDAQDKLRVSECLLEDIDKIRKNKGSENSV